The window CATAAATGGCGGAGGAGCAAGTGGCGGCGACCAAGGAGGAGAGATCGACCGGCAGGGTGGTTCGTTTCAGCGACAAGAAAGGATTTGGATTCATCAAACCTGATGCCGGCGACAAAGATCTCTTCGTTCACCACTCCGCCATCAAATCCGACGGTGGATACCGTACTCTTTACGAAGACGACGTCGTCGAGTTCACCATTCTACTGAACGACGAAAAGTACCAAGCGGTTGACGTCACTGCCCCCGGTGGCGGACCTATAAAACGCCGCACTACCTTCTCCGGTGGATTCAACCGCCGCAACAGCAATACCAACGGTGGTGGCTGCTTCAATTGTGGGAATCCTGGCCACATAGCTAGGGAGTGCAACAATAACAGTAGTAAGAGttacaattacaataataataacaatcgcaccggcggcggcggcggcgatTTTGGTTGCTACAAGTGTGGGAACAGTGGGCATTTTGCGAGGGAGTGTACGAAGGGGAATAATAATAATGGGTGTTACAGTTGTGGAGGGTTTGGACATGTTGCGAGGGACTGCCCGGGTGGGAGTGGAGCT is drawn from Populus nigra chromosome 5, ddPopNigr1.1, whole genome shotgun sequence and contains these coding sequences:
- the LOC133693934 gene encoding cold shock domain-containing protein 3-like → MAEEQVAATKEERSTGRVVRFSDKKGFGFIKPDAGDKDLFVHHSAIKSDGGYRTLYEDDVVEFTILLNDEKYQAVDVTAPGGGPIKRRTTFSGGFNRRNSNTNGGGCFNCGNPGHIARECNNNSSKSYNYNNNNNRTGGGGGDFGCYKCGNSGHFARECTKGNNNNGCYSCGGFGHVARDCPGGSGACYNCGGHGHLARDCTSARGSGGGRFGSGNTGGCFNCGKDGHFARDCPE